A window of the Enoplosus armatus isolate fEnoArm2 chromosome 5, fEnoArm2.hap1, whole genome shotgun sequence genome harbors these coding sequences:
- the fzd4 gene encoding frizzled-4, producing the protein MPGMMVSLGGAALLVLSGLVGPLCVVQAFGDEVEEMTCDPIRISMCQGLGYNVTKMPNLVGNVLQSDAELQLTTFTPLIQYGCSSQLKFFLCSVYVPMCTDKVPIPIGPCGSMCLSVKRKCLPVLHEFGFIWPEVLNCSLFPPQNDHNHMCMEGPGDEDPPYQPVRHPPHQEECQALGSAPDQYTWLKQTESCTLQCGYDSGLYRRGAKVFTDAWMAVWAVLCFLSTTLTVLTFLLDSQRFSYPERPIIFLSMCCNLYSVAYLVRLTLGRERVSCDLDATAVPILVQEGLKSTGCAIVFLLLYFFGMASSLWWVILTLTWFLAAGLKWGHEAIEMHSSYFHIAAWAIPAVKTIVILIMRLVDADDLTGLCYVGNQQQEALTGFVVAPLATYLLIGTLFICAGLVALFKIRSNLQKDGAKTDKLERLMVKIGVFSVLYTVPASTVIGCYLYQLSHWGEFRASPRDSYVASEMLRIFMSLLVGITSGMWIWSAKTLHTWQRCSARLLRDSRASRGGKRAPGEGWIKPGKGNETVV; encoded by the exons ATGCCCGGGATGATGGTGTCGCTCGGCGGGGCAGCCCTGCTCGTCTTGTCCGGGCTGGTCGGTCCGCTCTGCGTGGTGCAGGCGTTCGGCGACGAGGTGGAGGAAATGACCTGCGACCCGATCCGGATCAGCATGTGCCAGGGTCTCGGTTACAACGTCACCAAGATGCCCAATCTGGTCGGCAACGTGCTGCAGTCGGACGCCGAGCTGCAGCTGACCACGTTCACGCCGCTCATACAGTACGGCTGCTCCAGTCAGCTCAAG tttttccTGTGCTCAGTCTATGTGCCAATGTGCACAGACAAGGTTCCCATCCCCATTGGTCCATGTGGAAGCATGTGTCTGTCCGTCAAGAGAAAATGCCTCCCAGTGCTCCACGAGTTTGGCTTCATATGGCCCGAG GTGCTCAACTGCAGCCTCTTCCCACCTCAAAACGACCACAACCACATGTGCATGGAGGGTCCGGGGGACGAGGATCCGCCCTACCAGCCTGTCCGCCATCCTCCCCACCAAGAGGAGTGTCAGGCCCTGGGATCTGCACCTGACCAGTATACCTGGTTAAAACAGACGGAAAGCTGCACTCTCCAGTGCGGCTACGACAGCGGGCTCTACCGACGGGGGGCCAAAGTCTTCACGGACGCGTGGATGGCGGTGTGGGCCGTGCTGTGCTTCCTGTCGACCACTCTGACAGTCCTGACCTTTCTGTTGGATTCACAGCGCTTCTCCTACCCTGAAAGGCCCATCATCTTCCTATCCATGTGCTGTAATCTGTACAGTGTTGCCTACCTG GTGCGGTTGACTCTGGGGAGGGAGCGCGTTTCCTGTGACCTGGATGCCACAGCAGTACCAATTCTGGTCCAAGAAGGGTTAAAGAGCACCGGATGTGCCATAGTCTTCCTCCTGCTCTATTTCTTTGGCATGGCTTCCTCACTCTG gTGGGTGATCCTGACCCTTACTTGGTTCTTGGCTGCTGGACTGAAGTGGGGCCATGAGGCTATTGAAATGCACAGCTCCTACTTCCACATAGCTGCCTGGGCCATCCCAGCCGTCAAAACCATCGTCATCCTCATAATGAGACTGGTGGATGCAGATGACCTGACAGGACTCTGCTATGTTGGCAACCAGCAACAGGAGGCGCTCACGGGCTTTGTGGTGGCACCACTGGCCACATACCTTCTAATAG GCACTCTGTTCATCTGTGCTGGCCTAGTGGCTCTTTTCAAGATCCGCTCCAATCTGCAGAAGGATGGTGCCAAAACAGACAAGCTGGAGCGTTTAATGGTGAAGATCggagtgttttctgttctctACACTGTCCCAGCGTCCACCGTCATTGGCTGTTACCTCTACCAGCTCTCTCACTGGGGGGAGTTCAGAGCCAGCCCCCGGGACTCCTATGTGGCATCAGAGATGCTTCGAATCTTCATGTCTCTGCTCGTAGGCATCACGTCAGGCATGTGGATCTGGTCAGCGAAAACCCTCCACACCTGGCAGCGCTGCTCCGCCCGCCTACTCAGGGACAGCAGGGCGAGCCGAGGGGGCAAGAGGGCACCGGGCGAGGGCTGGATCAAACCGGGGAAAGGCAACGAGACAGTGGtgtga